The DNA segment AGCTCCTGAAGGGTCCGGGGCGTCTCGTCGACGACCCGGCAGTCGGTGGCGCCCCAGCGCGGGTCGGGGTGCAGCAGCGGCCGTACGGCACCGTCCAGTTCGGCGGCCCGCTCGCCGACCGCGCGGATCCAGTGCGGCAGGCCCTGCCGGTAGGCGGCCTCCATGATCGGGTCCTGGGCGATCTCCCGGCGGATGGCCTGCACACCGTGGTCGTGACCGTGCCGCTCCACGGTGGCCGCGAAGCGGGCCAGCATCGGCAGGCACCAGCTGGACTCGTGCTCACCGAGGACGGTGCTCGCGTCCGGGTGGAAGAGCACGAACTTGAGGAAGTTGTCGGCGGGCATGGCCGTCGGATGCGGGCCCACACCGCGGAAAAGTGACGCGAAAGCGGTGTTCGCCAGAACGACGTCCCAGCGGTGGTCGACGATGACGGACGGGAAGGGCACGGCTTCGACGAGGGTGGCGTAGTCCCGCAGGTACGCCTCGGCCTCGGGCCTCTCGGGGACGGGCCGCGGTACGGACCGCTGCCCACCTGCCTGATATGCCATCGGGAGGTCACCCCTCTTGCCTATGCGGCCTTCACGCGGCGCCTTGATCCTGCTGCCCGGGCCGGAGCGGTGTCAACTATCGTGGCATTTCGTGCCTGTTGACGGCTGAAATTGGCCACAGTTGTGGCGAGACCTGGATGTGAGTTCGAACTACCCGGTAATCTCCGTCCAGTTCACCGCGACCGCTTGTGAGAAGCCTGTGAGAGCTTTAGGAGATCTGTCGGTGACGGATGGCATCGAGGGTCCGGGCGTCATACCGACGACTGAGCTGCCGGCCGTCGTCGCTCGCGTCACCGCGCTCGCCGACCGGCTCGGCGTACCGCACGCGGAGGTCTTCGACACCGGCCGTCTGTGCGTGGCCTCCGGCGTCCCGGAGCCCGTGGTCAAGGCGCTGCTGAGCGGCCGCCCGGCAGGAGAGCCCGACGTACAGGCCCGGTTCCTGCAGCGACTCGACCTCCTGCGCCGCACCCGCGTCAAGCCGAACGGCCGCCGGTACACCCAGCAGGAGATCGCCGACGGCGCGGGCATGTCACGGCAGCAGGCCGGCGCCCTCATCAACGGCGACCGGCGCCCCACCATGGAGCACTGCGACGCCATCCAGCGCTTCTTCCGCGTCCACGCCGGATTCCTCACGGCCGAGGACCCCGAGGCACTCGCGGGCGCGCTCCAGCGCACCGAGCAGGACCTGCTGCAAAAGCTCGCGCAGCGCGAGGCGGCCCAGGCTGCCGAGGACCCGCTGGAGAGGCTGCTGCAGGACCACGGGGTGCGCGGTATCGCCTGGCGGGCCGCCCAACTGCCCACCGACCAGCATCGCGACAAGGTCGCGGAGTGGCTGGACATGCTCTTGGAAAGCGTCAAGCGGCCCGAGTCGTGATCCGGAGGGGAAAACCGGGGGGAGAACGGGAGAACTGTGGGCATCGGTAGGGAAATGCGCCGCCTGTGCGGCGAGTTGGTCGCGGAGCTGACGCTCCCCGCACCCTCGCCGCCCGAGAAGCTGTACAGCGCCCTGTGCGGCGCGATGAGCAGACGCCGCGGCCGGCCCGTCCACTTCCGTACGGCCGCCTTCCCGCCCGGCACCGCCAGCGGACTGTGGCTCGACATGGCCGACCAGGACC comes from the Streptomyces sp. NBC_00443 genome and includes:
- a CDS encoding MmyB family transcriptional regulator → MAYQAGGQRSVPRPVPERPEAEAYLRDYATLVEAVPFPSVIVDHRWDVVLANTAFASLFRGVGPHPTAMPADNFLKFVLFHPDASTVLGEHESSWCLPMLARFAATVERHGHDHGVQAIRREIAQDPIMEAAYRQGLPHWIRAVGERAAELDGAVRPLLHPDPRWGATDCRVVDETPRTLQELGYTRLTLVLREVRRDRPRVRGARAAAAHLHVVPSPED
- a CDS encoding helix-turn-helix domain-containing protein, encoding MTDGIEGPGVIPTTELPAVVARVTALADRLGVPHAEVFDTGRLCVASGVPEPVVKALLSGRPAGEPDVQARFLQRLDLLRRTRVKPNGRRYTQQEIADGAGMSRQQAGALINGDRRPTMEHCDAIQRFFRVHAGFLTAEDPEALAGALQRTEQDLLQKLAQREAAQAAEDPLERLLQDHGVRGIAWRAAQLPTDQHRDKVAEWLDMLLESVKRPES